In one window of Paraburkholderia phymatum STM815 DNA:
- a CDS encoding polysaccharide deacetylase family protein: MALIVLKIDVDTLRGTREGVPNLARIFDRYKARATFLFSLGPDHTGWAMRRVLRPGFLKKVSRTSVVEHYGIRQLMYGVLLPGPDIGARARSEMRAIHEAGFECGIHTWDHVYWQDNVRSRPRDWTVAQMQKSHDRFADIFGMPPVTHGAAGWQMNGHAFEQIDAWGMQYASDGRGHTPYFPVVGGRTLAHVQMPTTLPTLDEVLGVDGIDTDNVAAWMLKRTENNPHDQVFTLHAELEGQKLAPVFEQLLAGWRAQGHMFATMGDYHARLDRDTLPSYPVTWGEIPGRSGELIVQPD, translated from the coding sequence TTGGCCTTGATCGTCCTGAAGATCGATGTCGATACGTTGCGTGGCACGCGTGAAGGCGTGCCCAATCTCGCGCGTATCTTCGACCGCTACAAGGCGCGCGCCACCTTCCTCTTCAGCCTCGGCCCCGACCACACCGGCTGGGCGATGCGGCGCGTGCTGCGGCCGGGCTTCCTGAAGAAGGTGTCGCGCACTTCGGTGGTCGAGCATTACGGCATCAGGCAACTGATGTACGGCGTGCTGCTGCCGGGACCGGACATCGGCGCGCGCGCCCGCTCGGAGATGCGCGCGATCCACGAAGCCGGCTTCGAATGCGGCATTCATACGTGGGATCACGTCTACTGGCAGGACAACGTGCGTTCGCGTCCGCGCGACTGGACCGTCGCGCAGATGCAGAAGAGCCACGACCGTTTCGCCGACATCTTCGGCATGCCGCCCGTCACGCATGGCGCGGCTGGCTGGCAGATGAACGGCCACGCGTTCGAGCAGATCGATGCGTGGGGCATGCAGTACGCATCCGACGGGCGTGGGCATACGCCTTACTTCCCGGTCGTCGGAGGGCGCACGCTGGCGCATGTGCAGATGCCGACCACCCTGCCCACGCTCGACGAAGTGCTGGGCGTCGACGGCATCGACACGGATAACGTCGCCGCGTGGATGTTGAAGCGCACCGAAAATAATCCGCATGACCAGGTGTTCACGCTGCATGCGGAACTGGAAGGCCAGAAACTCGCGCCCGTGTTCGAGCAGCTGCTGGCCGGGTGGCGTGCGCAAGGCCACATGTTCGCGACCATGGGCGATTACCACGCCAGGCTGGACCGCGACACACTGCCGTCGTACCCTGTCACATGGGGCGAAATCCCGGGCCGCTCCGGCGAACTGATCGTCCAGCCCGACTAG
- a CDS encoding SDR family oxidoreductase: MDLGLKDKVVLITGGSKGIGLACARAFAMEGAKVAIVSRDPANLARAREQLSSEGLHVHLTRADLHEPHSAADVVEEATGAVGPIDILINSAGAARRYDPESLDAAAFKATMEAKYFPYIYPQQEVLKRMAERVKSGAAKEPGTIVNIIGMGGKMASDIHIAGGAANAALMLATVGLAHYYARYGIRINAINPGATLTDRVEEALKLEASREGIEPAEALTRGEARVPLGRFAKPEEIADVALFLASRRASYVTGAIVPMDGGSTPLI; this comes from the coding sequence ATGGATCTCGGTCTCAAAGACAAGGTGGTTCTGATAACGGGCGGCAGCAAGGGCATCGGACTGGCGTGCGCGCGGGCTTTCGCGATGGAAGGCGCGAAGGTCGCGATCGTCTCGCGTGATCCCGCCAATCTCGCTCGCGCCCGCGAGCAATTGTCGAGCGAAGGCTTGCATGTGCATCTGACGCGCGCGGATCTACACGAGCCGCATAGCGCCGCAGACGTCGTCGAGGAAGCGACGGGCGCCGTCGGCCCGATCGACATCCTCATCAACAGCGCGGGCGCCGCGCGTCGCTACGATCCCGAATCGCTCGACGCGGCCGCGTTCAAGGCGACGATGGAAGCCAAGTACTTTCCGTATATCTATCCGCAACAGGAGGTGCTGAAGCGTATGGCCGAGCGCGTCAAATCCGGCGCCGCAAAGGAGCCGGGCACCATTGTCAACATCATCGGCATGGGTGGGAAGATGGCGAGCGACATTCACATCGCAGGCGGTGCCGCCAACGCGGCACTGATGCTCGCGACCGTCGGCCTTGCGCACTATTACGCGCGCTACGGCATTCGCATCAACGCGATCAATCCCGGCGCGACGCTGACGGATCGCGTCGAAGAAGCGCTGAAACTCGAAGCGTCGCGCGAAGGCATCGAGCCCGCCGAAGCGCTAACGCGTGGGGAAGCACGCGTGCCGCTCGGACGTTTCGCGAAACCGGAGGAAATCGCGGACGTCGCGCTTTTTCTGGCGAGTCGCCGCGCGAGCTACGTAACGGGCGCGATCGTCCCGATGGATGGAGGCAGCACGCCGCTGATCTGA
- a CDS encoding PhoH family protein — translation MPLPTPPSKLGNLLPPDEYTAKPAKPGRKQAQEGEQAASAEYGRANVAAPMTHAANAATTLRPVPNAAPAVAEATPSRSRKTKQTAALLQPVPAAPAADAQAAAPIVARRGKGSAEAEAPAAAAAKTVRPATKKDSAKGAQVEIRKLFVLDTNVLMHDPTCLFRFEEHDVYLPMMTLEELDNHKKGMSEVARNARQVSRTLDTLVANAGEMSEGIPLARLGSREALGRLYFQTKLTHIEPVEGLPQGKADNQILGVVRALQRDRQDRQVVLVSKDINMRIKAHALGLPAEDYFNDQVLEDKDLLYSGIRQLPPDFWTKHAKDMESWQDTKTGTTYYRVTGPLCASMLVNEFVYLEPQNGEPAFHAIVRELNGKTALLQTLRDYGHHKNNVWGITARNREQNFALNLLMNPEIDFVTLLGQAGTGKTLVALAAGLAQVLDDKRYNEIIVTRATVPVGEDIGFLPGTEEEKMQPWMGAFDDNLEVLQKTDDAAGEWGRAATQELIRSRLKIKSMNFMRGRTFVDKYLIIDEAQNLTPKQMKTLVTRAGPGTKIICLGNIAQIDTPYLTEGSSGLTYVVDRFKGWAHSGHVTLARGERSRLADYASDIL, via the coding sequence ATGCCTTTGCCTACCCCCCCCAGCAAGCTCGGCAATCTGTTGCCGCCTGATGAATACACGGCGAAGCCTGCAAAGCCTGGTCGAAAACAGGCACAAGAAGGGGAGCAAGCCGCATCGGCCGAATATGGCCGCGCCAATGTTGCCGCACCGATGACGCACGCCGCGAACGCGGCCACCACGCTGCGCCCCGTTCCGAACGCCGCCCCCGCTGTTGCAGAAGCCACGCCGTCGCGCAGCCGCAAGACGAAGCAGACGGCTGCCCTGCTGCAGCCGGTGCCCGCTGCGCCTGCCGCCGACGCGCAAGCGGCAGCCCCCATCGTCGCGCGCCGCGGCAAGGGTTCCGCCGAAGCGGAAGCGCCCGCCGCCGCAGCCGCCAAGACGGTGCGCCCGGCCACCAAGAAAGACTCGGCCAAGGGCGCGCAGGTCGAGATCCGCAAGCTGTTCGTACTCGACACCAACGTGCTGATGCACGATCCGACCTGCCTGTTCCGCTTCGAGGAACACGACGTCTATCTGCCCATGATGACGTTGGAAGAACTCGACAATCACAAGAAGGGGATGTCGGAAGTCGCCCGCAACGCGCGCCAGGTGAGCCGCACGCTGGATACGCTCGTCGCGAACGCAGGCGAGATGTCGGAAGGCATTCCCCTTGCGCGTCTGGGCAGCCGCGAAGCGCTGGGGCGCCTGTACTTCCAGACGAAGCTCACACATATCGAGCCCGTCGAAGGCCTGCCGCAGGGCAAGGCCGACAACCAGATTCTCGGCGTCGTGCGCGCGCTGCAGCGTGACCGGCAGGATCGCCAGGTCGTGCTGGTGTCGAAAGACATCAACATGCGTATCAAGGCGCACGCGCTCGGCCTGCCCGCCGAAGACTACTTCAACGACCAGGTTCTCGAAGACAAGGATCTGCTCTATTCCGGCATCCGTCAGCTGCCGCCCGACTTCTGGACGAAGCACGCGAAGGACATGGAGAGCTGGCAGGACACGAAAACGGGCACTACGTATTACCGCGTGACGGGCCCGCTGTGCGCGTCGATGCTGGTCAACGAGTTCGTCTATCTCGAGCCGCAGAACGGCGAGCCCGCGTTTCACGCCATCGTGCGCGAACTGAACGGCAAGACGGCGCTACTGCAGACGCTGCGCGACTACGGCCACCACAAGAACAATGTGTGGGGCATCACGGCGCGCAATCGCGAGCAGAACTTCGCGCTGAACCTGCTGATGAACCCGGAGATCGACTTCGTCACGCTGCTCGGCCAGGCCGGCACGGGCAAGACACTCGTCGCGCTCGCGGCGGGCCTCGCGCAGGTGCTCGACGACAAGCGCTACAACGAAATCATCGTGACGCGCGCGACGGTTCCCGTCGGCGAAGACATCGGCTTCCTGCCCGGCACGGAAGAGGAAAAGATGCAGCCGTGGATGGGTGCATTCGACGACAATCTCGAAGTGCTTCAGAAGACGGATGACGCGGCAGGCGAATGGGGCCGCGCGGCGACGCAGGAACTGATCCGCTCGCGCCTGAAGATCAAGAGCATGAACTTCATGCGCGGCCGCACGTTCGTCGACAAGTATCTGATCATCGACGAGGCGCAGAACCTGACGCCGAAGCAGATGAAGACGCTCGTGACGCGCGCGGGCCCGGGCACCAAGATCATCTGTCTCGGCAACATCGCGCAGATCGATACGCCGTATCTGACGGAAGGCAGTTCAGGCCTCACGTATGTCGTCGATCGCTTCAAGGGCTGGGCGCACAGCGGTCATGTGACGCTCGCGCGCGGCGAGCGCTCGCGTCTCGCGGATTACGCGTCGGATATTCTGTAA
- a CDS encoding replicative DNA helicase: protein MNAPSKDPQIESLKVPPHSIEAEQSVLGGLLLDNGAWDRIADFLAQSDFYRFDHRVIFEHIGRLIAATRPADVVTVYEALTTSGKADDVGGLAYLNALAQNTPSAANIRRYAEIVRDRAVLRRLVSVADEISADAFNPQGKEVRQLLDEAESKVFSIAEDGARGTQGFLEIGPLLTQVVERIDTLYHTANPSDVTGTPTGFVDLDRMTSGMHGGELIIVAGRPSMGKTAFSMNIGEYVAVEYGLPVAVFSMEMPGTQLIMRMLGSVGRLDQHRMRTGRLTDEDWPKLTHAVQKMSEAQIFIDETGGLNPMELRSRARRLSRQCGKLGLIIIDYLQLMSGSSSGENRATEISEISRSLKSLAKELDVPVIALSQLNRGLEQRPNKRPVMSDLRESGAIEQDADVILFIYRDEVYNPDSPDKGTAEIIIGKQRNGPIGPVRLTFHGQFTKFDNFAGPQNFYGGE from the coding sequence ATGAACGCACCGTCGAAAGATCCTCAAATCGAGTCGCTGAAAGTCCCGCCCCATTCCATCGAGGCCGAGCAATCGGTGCTGGGCGGTCTGCTGCTCGACAACGGCGCATGGGACCGCATTGCTGACTTCCTCGCGCAAAGCGACTTCTACCGCTTCGATCACCGTGTCATCTTCGAGCACATCGGCAGGCTGATCGCGGCGACGCGTCCCGCCGACGTCGTGACCGTCTACGAAGCGCTGACCACCTCGGGCAAGGCCGACGACGTCGGCGGGCTTGCGTATCTGAACGCGCTTGCGCAGAACACGCCCAGCGCGGCGAACATCCGGCGCTATGCGGAAATCGTTCGCGACCGCGCGGTGTTGCGCCGCCTCGTGTCCGTGGCCGATGAGATCTCCGCCGACGCTTTCAATCCGCAAGGCAAGGAAGTCCGTCAGCTGCTCGACGAGGCCGAATCGAAGGTGTTCTCGATCGCGGAAGACGGCGCGCGCGGCACCCAGGGCTTCCTGGAAATCGGGCCGCTGCTGACACAGGTCGTCGAGCGCATCGACACGCTGTACCACACAGCGAACCCGAGCGACGTGACGGGCACGCCGACAGGTTTCGTCGATCTGGACCGCATGACGTCGGGCATGCACGGCGGCGAGTTGATTATCGTCGCGGGGCGTCCTTCGATGGGCAAGACGGCGTTCTCGATGAATATCGGCGAATATGTCGCCGTCGAGTATGGCTTGCCCGTCGCGGTGTTCTCGATGGAAATGCCGGGCACGCAGCTGATCATGCGTATGCTCGGCTCCGTCGGCCGGCTCGATCAGCACCGCATGCGAACCGGGCGTCTGACCGACGAGGACTGGCCGAAGCTCACGCATGCCGTGCAGAAAATGAGCGAAGCGCAGATTTTCATCGACGAAACGGGCGGCCTGAACCCGATGGAACTGCGCTCGCGTGCGCGCCGTCTGTCGCGGCAGTGCGGCAAGCTCGGACTCATCATCATCGACTACTTGCAGCTGATGAGCGGTTCGTCGTCAGGCGAAAACCGCGCGACGGAAATTTCGGAAATCTCGCGTTCGCTGAAAAGCCTGGCCAAAGAACTCGACGTGCCCGTGATCGCGCTGTCGCAGCTGAATCGCGGTCTCGAACAGCGTCCGAACAAGCGTCCCGTGATGTCGGATTTGCGCGAATCGGGTGCAATCGAACAGGACGCGGACGTGATCCTGTTCATTTACCGCGACGAAGTCTATAACCCCGACAGCCCCGATAAGGGCACTGCCGAAATCATCATCGGCAAGCAGCGTAATGGCCCTATCGGCCCCGTTAGACTCACGTTCCACGGTCAATTCACGAAGTTCGACAACTTTGCGGGTCCGCAGAATTTTTACGGCGGGGAGTAG
- a CDS encoding inorganic phosphate transporter: MHSIQLAIWAVATLVVVALVFDFMNGFHDAANSIATVVSTGVLKPQQAVAFAAAFNVIAYFVFHLKVAQTVGKGTIDPGIVDHYVVFGALVGAIGWNIVTWYYGIPSSSSHALIGGLVGSALAKSGWSALNWDGLLKTIAFIFVSPLLGFVLGSFFMLLVSWIYFRTPPSKVDRRFRRLQLLSAGLYSLGHGGNDAQKTIGIIWMLLIATGYASSTADAPPLWVIGGCYLSMGLGTLFGGWRIVRTMGQKITKLKPVGGFCAEAGGAITLFLASFLGIPVSTTHTITGAIVGVGATQKLSAVRWGVAGNIVWAWVLTIPASAVLAAAGWWLGHRFL, from the coding sequence ATGCATTCGATACAACTCGCCATCTGGGCGGTCGCGACGCTCGTCGTCGTCGCGCTCGTCTTCGACTTCATGAACGGTTTCCACGACGCAGCGAACTCGATCGCGACCGTCGTCTCGACGGGCGTGCTGAAGCCGCAACAGGCGGTCGCCTTCGCGGCCGCGTTCAACGTCATCGCGTACTTTGTTTTTCACCTGAAGGTCGCACAGACGGTGGGCAAGGGCACGATCGACCCCGGGATCGTCGATCACTACGTCGTGTTCGGCGCACTGGTCGGCGCGATCGGCTGGAACATCGTGACCTGGTACTACGGCATTCCGTCGAGTTCGTCGCATGCGCTGATTGGCGGGCTGGTGGGCTCCGCGCTTGCGAAATCGGGCTGGAGCGCGCTGAACTGGGACGGTCTGCTGAAGACGATCGCGTTCATTTTCGTGTCGCCGCTGCTCGGCTTCGTGCTCGGCTCGTTCTTCATGCTGCTGGTGTCGTGGATCTATTTCCGCACGCCGCCGAGCAAGGTCGACCGGCGCTTCCGCCGTCTGCAACTGCTGTCGGCCGGGTTGTACAGCCTCGGTCACGGCGGCAACGATGCCCAAAAGACCATCGGCATCATCTGGATGCTGCTGATCGCAACGGGCTATGCATCGTCAACGGCCGACGCGCCGCCGCTGTGGGTGATCGGCGGGTGTTACCTGTCGATGGGCCTCGGCACGCTGTTCGGCGGCTGGCGGATCGTGCGCACGATGGGGCAGAAGATCACGAAACTCAAGCCGGTGGGCGGGTTCTGTGCCGAGGCGGGCGGTGCGATCACGCTGTTCCTCGCGTCGTTCCTCGGCATCCCCGTGTCCACCACGCATACCATTACCGGCGCGATCGTCGGCGTCGGCGCGACGCAGAAGCTGTCTGCCGTCCGCTGGGGCGTCGCGGGCAATATCGTGTGGGCCTGGGTGCTGACGATCCCCGCATCCGCCGTATTAGCGGCGGCCGGCTGGTGGCTCGGCCACCGCTTCCTTTAA
- a CDS encoding DUF47 domain-containing protein: MFGRFMPTEGKFFEIFNAHAKHIVAGSRELELLIDNLGDAEIHKNNVQTAEKAADKLTHETIDLLHKTFITPLDRDEIHKLITTMDDILDLMEDVATAISLYDVQSVTSEASQLAHISTACCERVQAAVAMLSDMKQARDILKACEDIDRLESDADRVLRSAMSKLFREEDDVKTLIKLKAIYELLESITDKCEDVANIIEGIVLENA, encoded by the coding sequence ATGTTTGGTCGATTCATGCCCACCGAGGGCAAATTCTTTGAAATCTTCAACGCCCACGCGAAGCACATCGTCGCGGGCAGCCGCGAACTCGAACTGCTGATCGATAACCTCGGCGACGCCGAGATCCACAAGAACAACGTGCAGACGGCCGAAAAAGCGGCCGACAAACTGACGCACGAAACCATCGATCTGTTGCACAAGACCTTCATCACGCCGCTCGACCGCGACGAAATCCACAAACTCATCACCACGATGGACGACATCCTGGATCTGATGGAGGACGTTGCGACGGCCATTTCGCTGTACGACGTGCAGTCCGTGACGTCCGAGGCGAGCCAGCTTGCGCATATTTCGACGGCGTGCTGCGAACGCGTGCAGGCGGCTGTCGCCATGCTGTCGGACATGAAGCAGGCGCGCGACATCCTGAAGGCTTGCGAAGACATCGACCGGCTGGAGTCGGACGCGGACCGCGTGCTGCGTTCGGCGATGTCTAAGCTTTTCCGCGAAGAGGACGACGTCAAGACGCTGATCAAACTGAAGGCAATTTACGAGTTGCTCGAGTCGATCACCGACAAATGCGAGGACGTGGCGAACATCATCGAAGGCATCGTGCTGGAAAACGCGTAA
- a CDS encoding C40 family peptidase yields the protein MLRLALSLSVVALLAACSGAPQKTVRGSGGSYASSGDAYRTTPPGFPRFVDHSIGREEISIQAMSLVGVPYRWGGNTPDSGFDCSGLVHYVVQRAASVNLPRTTADMSSRGESIDPDEVAPGDLIFFNTTGRPHSHVGIYVGKLRFVNAPSTGGTVRLDYLTNPYWAKRFDGIRRVAPALSKPTPAPFDAPSYQAAAPAPWAPAAAPAVAAVDTSRHAAATEVPAVVHGTSRGVAGTYASQARTQAASSANTAAVTAAAPAEASADQFEPPPPGMSAARLQARAAGAVSPGMAAPVNSPATDATMQRADRTAAPSDAIDAAADAYEPPPPAAVANRQALQARQAQSYGDQGGVQIMRASTASRPVPAPTRTNDDPIAGFAND from the coding sequence ATGCTCCGCCTCGCGCTGTCACTATCGGTCGTCGCCCTGCTCGCCGCGTGCTCCGGCGCGCCGCAAAAGACCGTGCGCGGCTCGGGCGGATCGTATGCGTCCTCGGGTGACGCGTACCGCACCACGCCCCCCGGCTTTCCGCGTTTCGTCGATCACAGCATCGGCCGCGAAGAAATCTCCATTCAGGCGATGAGCCTCGTCGGCGTGCCCTATCGCTGGGGCGGCAACACGCCTGACAGCGGCTTCGACTGCAGCGGGCTCGTGCATTACGTCGTGCAGCGCGCTGCTTCCGTGAACCTGCCGCGCACGACGGCCGACATGAGTTCGCGCGGCGAATCGATCGATCCCGACGAAGTCGCGCCGGGCGACCTGATTTTCTTCAACACAACAGGACGGCCGCATTCGCATGTCGGGATCTACGTCGGCAAGTTGCGCTTCGTGAACGCACCGTCGACGGGCGGCACCGTGCGGCTCGACTATCTGACCAACCCGTATTGGGCGAAGCGTTTCGATGGCATCCGCCGGGTGGCGCCCGCGCTAAGCAAGCCGACGCCTGCGCCGTTCGATGCGCCGAGCTATCAGGCTGCCGCGCCCGCGCCGTGGGCACCCGCGGCTGCGCCTGCTGTTGCGGCCGTGGATACCTCGCGTCATGCCGCAGCTACGGAAGTGCCCGCCGTCGTGCATGGCACGTCTCGCGGCGTCGCCGGCACGTACGCCTCGCAAGCTCGCACGCAGGCCGCATCCAGCGCGAATACAGCGGCTGTGACTGCGGCCGCGCCCGCCGAGGCCTCCGCCGATCAGTTCGAACCCCCTCCACCCGGAATGAGCGCGGCGCGGCTGCAGGCGCGCGCAGCAGGCGCGGTGTCGCCGGGCATGGCTGCTCCGGTGAATTCGCCTGCTACCGACGCGACGATGCAACGCGCCGACCGTACCGCCGCCCCGTCCGATGCCATCGACGCGGCCGCCGATGCGTACGAGCCGCCGCCGCCCGCCGCCGTGGCCAACCGGCAGGCGCTTCAGGCGCGCCAAGCACAATCGTACGGTGATCAGGGCGGCGTGCAGATCATGCGGGCGTCGACGGCTTCGCGGCCGGTTCCCGCGCCGACGCGGACCAACGACGATCCGATTGCGGGCTTCGCGAACGACTGA
- a CDS encoding bifunctional UDP-4-keto-pentose/UDP-xylose synthase, producing the protein MKKVLILGVNGFIGHHLSKRILETTDWEVFGMDMQTERLGDLVKHERMHFFEGDITINKEWVEYHVKKCDVILPLVAIATPATYVQQPLRVFELDFEANLPIVRSAVKYGKHLVFPSTSEVYGMCSDEQFDPDASALTYGPINKPRWIYACSKQLMDRVIWGYGMEGLNFTLFRPFNWIGPGLDSIYTPKEGSSRVVTQFLGHIVRGENISLVDGGAQKRAFTDIDDGISALMKIIENKNGVASGKIYNIGNPTNNFSVRELAHKMLALAAEFPEYAESAKKVQLVETSSGAYYGAGYQDVQNRVPKIDNTKQELAWAPQSTFDEALRKIFEAYRGHVAEARALVEQQ; encoded by the coding sequence ATGAAAAAAGTCCTGATTCTGGGTGTGAACGGCTTTATCGGCCATCACCTGTCCAAGCGCATTCTCGAAACGACCGACTGGGAAGTGTTCGGGATGGACATGCAAACCGAGCGCCTCGGCGACCTCGTGAAACACGAGCGCATGCATTTCTTCGAGGGCGACATCACGATCAACAAGGAGTGGGTCGAGTATCACGTGAAGAAGTGCGACGTGATCCTGCCGCTCGTCGCGATCGCCACGCCTGCCACGTACGTGCAGCAGCCGCTGCGCGTGTTCGAACTGGACTTCGAGGCGAACCTGCCCATCGTCCGTTCGGCTGTGAAGTACGGCAAGCATCTCGTCTTCCCGTCAACTTCGGAAGTCTATGGCATGTGCTCGGACGAGCAGTTCGATCCCGACGCGTCCGCCCTCACCTATGGTCCGATCAACAAGCCGCGCTGGATCTACGCGTGCTCGAAGCAGTTGATGGACCGCGTGATCTGGGGCTACGGCATGGAAGGCCTCAACTTCACGCTGTTCCGTCCGTTCAACTGGATCGGCCCGGGCCTCGACTCGATCTACACGCCGAAGGAAGGTTCGTCGCGCGTGGTCACGCAGTTCCTCGGCCATATCGTGCGCGGCGAGAACATCAGTCTGGTCGACGGCGGCGCGCAGAAGCGCGCGTTCACCGATATCGACGACGGCATCAGCGCGCTGATGAAGATCATCGAGAACAAGAACGGCGTCGCGTCGGGCAAGATCTACAACATCGGCAATCCGACCAACAACTTCTCGGTGCGCGAACTCGCGCACAAGATGCTGGCGCTGGCGGCCGAATTCCCCGAGTACGCGGAGTCGGCGAAGAAGGTGCAGCTCGTCGAAACGTCGTCGGGCGCGTATTACGGCGCTGGCTACCAGGACGTGCAGAACCGCGTGCCGAAGATCGACAACACGAAGCAGGAACTCGCCTGGGCGCCGCAGTCGACGTTCGACGAAGCCCTGCGCAAGATCTTCGAAGCGTACCGCGGCCATGTCGCCGAAGCCCGCGCGCTCGTCGAACAACAATAA
- a CDS encoding peroxiredoxin gives MPIAVDQPVPDFTAPATGGDFTLSSLRGKKVVVYFYPKDNTPGCTTEGLQFRDLYPKFKKAGAEIIGVSRDSVRSHDNFKAKLELPFTLVSDPDESLCTLFGVMKLKKMYGKEVRGIERSTFVIDAEGVLRREWRGVKVPGHVDEILEAVQAL, from the coding sequence GTGCCCATCGCAGTCGATCAACCCGTTCCCGATTTCACCGCCCCCGCCACCGGCGGCGACTTCACGCTGTCCAGCCTGCGCGGCAAGAAGGTCGTCGTTTACTTCTATCCGAAAGACAACACACCCGGCTGTACGACGGAAGGCCTGCAGTTCCGCGACCTGTATCCGAAGTTCAAGAAGGCGGGTGCGGAGATCATCGGCGTGTCGCGCGACAGCGTGCGCTCACACGATAACTTCAAGGCCAAGCTCGAACTGCCGTTTACCTTGGTATCGGACCCCGACGAATCGTTGTGCACGCTGTTCGGTGTCATGAAACTGAAGAAAATGTATGGCAAGGAAGTACGGGGAATCGAGCGCTCCACGTTCGTAATCGATGCTGAAGGCGTGCTGCGCCGAGAATGGCGGGGCGTGAAGGTGCCGGGCCACGTCGACGAGATTCTGGAGGCTGTACAAGCGCTTTGA
- the rpsR gene encoding 30S ribosomal protein S18 → MPRPTGKKFDKRRQQQNPLFKRKKFCRFTAAGVEQIDYKDIDTLKDFIGENGKITPARLTGTKAHYQRQLDTAIKRARFLALMPYTDQHKA, encoded by the coding sequence ATGCCCCGCCCGACTGGTAAGAAATTCGACAAGCGTCGTCAGCAACAAAACCCGCTCTTCAAGCGCAAGAAGTTCTGCCGCTTCACGGCTGCAGGCGTCGAACAGATCGACTACAAGGACATCGATACGCTGAAGGACTTCATTGGCGAAAACGGCAAGATCACGCCGGCACGCCTGACGGGTACCAAGGCCCACTATCAGCGCCAGCTCGACACGGCCATCAAGCGCGCGCGTTTCCTCGCGCTGATGCCGTACACCGATCAGCACAAGGCCTAA
- the rplI gene encoding 50S ribosomal protein L9, with amino-acid sequence MQIILLEKVLNVGNLGDIVKVKDGYARNFLIPNKKARRATKEAIAEFEVRRAELEKVAAEKLSAAQAQGEKLSGMTVQIAQKAGVDGRLFGSVTNADIAAALGKQGFEVEKAQVRLPEGPLKMVGDHPVHVSLHTDVTVDVTVSVLGEHV; translated from the coding sequence ATGCAAATCATTCTTCTCGAAAAAGTCCTGAACGTCGGCAACCTGGGCGACATCGTCAAGGTGAAGGACGGTTACGCGCGTAACTTCCTGATCCCGAACAAAAAGGCACGACGCGCCACGAAGGAAGCCATCGCCGAATTCGAAGTTCGCCGCGCAGAACTGGAAAAGGTCGCGGCTGAAAAGCTGTCGGCTGCTCAGGCTCAAGGCGAAAAGCTCTCGGGCATGACGGTTCAGATCGCACAGAAGGCTGGCGTGGACGGCCGTCTGTTCGGCTCGGTGACGAACGCCGACATCGCCGCAGCGCTGGGCAAGCAAGGCTTCGAAGTGGAAAAGGCGCAAGTGCGTCTGCCGGAAGGCCCGCTGAAGATGGTCGGCGACCATCCCGTGCACGTTTCGCTGCACACGGACGTCACGGTTGACGTCACGGTGTCGGTGCTGGGCGAGCACGTCTAA